The Pseudomonas sp. FP2309 genomic sequence ATCGAGATGGGATTGCGCCCGTTGGCGGCACCGACCGCACGCACGGCGTTGGGGTTGCCGATCTGCCGGGCGATCTGGCTGTAGCTGCGGGTTTCGCCGAAGGGGATGGTCAACAGGGCCTGCCACACTTGTTTCTGAAAGTCAGTGCCGGTGAAGTCCAGTTCCAGCTCGAACGTACTGCGCGTACCGGCGAAGTACTCCTGCAACTGACGCTCGGTTTCCAGCAGCACCGGGCAGTCGTTGGCCTCGCGCAACTCGCCCAGGCGCACACGGTTGGCGCGTTCGCACTCCCACAGAATCGCACTGAGTTTGTCATCGCGCGCCACCAGCGTGAGCTGGCCGACAGGGGAGGGCATGAGCGTGTATTCGCAGGGCATGAGCGGGCTCCTCAAGGGGCGGCTGTTAAAGATGACGTGGTGACTGTAGCGCCCCCCTTCAGGATGCAAACTACGTTTCTTGCGATCAAATGTCTCAGGGCCTGGAATAGGGGGAACGCTAACGCAAGCCTGGTCCTGAGTAGCGAGCGGGTGTCCCACGGTCAACGAGCCCTCGTTCAGTTCGGTGAGGTCTGATCCTACCGATCCTGTTGCAGCACCTTAAGCGCTGCGGACGCGAGAAACCCCGAGCGGCTTTTCTCTTCCGGGTGGTGCAGAACGCATTCGTCAATGCGATTGAGCAGATAACCTGGCAGGGTGATGTTGAGTTTCTGCGCCTTGCCCAGGTACTTGGTGACGTCAGCACATTTTTTGTTTCAGTCGGGGTCAATACCAGCAACGGCACATACGGCGTTTACCTACGTGGGTTTGTACCTCGGCCTGCTGCCGTTCAACCTTGGGCAGGCGGCTTTGTGTACGCTGTACACCCTGTTTTGGCTGACGCTGGTTGTGATCTCTGTCGCCATTCGGCCGGTGCCGTGGGGGCTATCTCATGGCGCCATGCCTGTTAAAAAACAGTCCCCAGGGAAAAAGGGATGCGCAGCGCACCAATGGGGCCATCACGAACCCCGCACATTTCATCATGCGCACATTGCTGCACCAGTTCACACGGGAACGGCGGAACGTGCTGCAACAGGTCGCGTAAATGCGTGGTGGAGCGGATACGCATCGGCTTGCCGTTGTCGTCCAGCAACGTCATCTCGATGTTGTCGAGTTTCACACGGGCGATGTAGAAACCACCCTCCAGTGACAGCAGCTCCAGCCCGCGCACTTCACCTTTTCCGGCCAGTTCGGTCAGCCTCTGCACATTCATGATTCACCCTCGCTTTCGGGTTTATTGGCGACGAAAGAACAACGTGACCTGGCCCCACTCCACGCCGAACTTGGACATGCTCGACCGGTTGATCATCGTGTCTTCGTCCATCAGGTACATCCAGTCGTCAAAACTTACTTCGTACACCGAGCCATCCACCGGCAGGTTGAGGCGATAGCGCCAACGCAATGCATTCCCGGCGATCTCGCCAATGGCCTCGCCGACCACGTCACCGGCGCGTCCGCGCCAGCGCCCAGGGCCGTCGGGTGTGAGCGTCCATACGCGGCGCTGGCGGGTGCCATCGCTGTAAAGAAAGTGTTCGTCGAGAATCAGGTTATCGCCCTCGCGACGGCTGGCGATGTCCACCTCGAAGCGCTTGGCCACTTCACCCGAGCGCTTCTCGAAGATGCCCCAGGCCTTGACGGGTTTACTGAAGAAGCGCGCCAGGTCCAACGTTGGTTTTTGGTCGGCATAGTGGTCTACCCCAACGCCTGTGCAGCTGCATAGGCTGAGTATCAGGAACAATGAAACCAGAAGACGTGGCATTGCCTGGCCCCTTGATCACACGCGGCGTGATGCCGGTGTTCAAGGTCTGATACTTGTACAGAATTATGGATTTGTACAGGTTTCGAGGCGCAAATTCTGTGGCAGATGCTTCGAACTCAAATCGCAGCCATAAAAAAACCGGCCATTTAGCCGGTTTTTTTACATTCCCATGTCAGCAGCATCCTGACGCGAGAACAAAATGAGAGTGGAGCGGGTAGAGGGAATCGAACCCTCATCTAAAGCTTGGGAAGCTTTCGTTCTACCACTAAACTATACCCGCTCAGAGCGGCTGACTTTGTACCAGAACTTCAT encodes the following:
- a CDS encoding methylated-DNA--[protein]-cysteine S-methyltransferase, whose amino-acid sequence is MPCEYTLMPSPVGQLTLVARDDKLSAILWECERANRVRLGELREANDCPVLLETERQLQEYFAGTRSTFELELDFTGTDFQKQVWQALLTIPFGETRSYSQIARQIGNPNAVRAVGAANGRNPISIIAPCHRVIGASGGLTGFAGGLAAKRYLLALEGTGQAELMY
- a CDS encoding DUF6482 family protein; translated protein: MNVQRLTELAGKGEVRGLELLSLEGGFYIARVKLDNIEMTLLDDNGKPMRIRSTTHLRDLLQHVPPFPCELVQQCAHDEMCGVRDGPIGALRIPFSLGTVF
- a CDS encoding DUF3833 domain-containing protein, whose translation is MPRLLVSLFLILSLCSCTGVGVDHYADQKPTLDLARFFSKPVKAWGIFEKRSGEVAKRFEVDIASRREGDNLILDEHFLYSDGTRQRRVWTLTPDGPGRWRGRAGDVVGEAIGEIAGNALRWRYRLNLPVDGSVYEVSFDDWMYLMDEDTMINRSSMSKFGVEWGQVTLFFRRQ